One region of Luteolibacter yonseiensis genomic DNA includes:
- a CDS encoding STM4012 family radical SAM protein, producing MPHTLAERLSDDPYQGYAYAYPHKTAYRHFDKSIPLRNLWQGEDRDSLFLYVHLPFCEMRCGFCNLFTTTNPAEGLVQRYLAALETQTACTVEALGQHGFVRGAIGGGTPTFLTPDELGRLFEMLDRHCSLLPGMPLSCELSPATADPEKLAVLKACGVTRASIGVQSFIESETRTLGRPQKPATVHQALGRLRDAAFPVLNIDLIYGAVGQTVVSWEESLRAALEYSPEEIFLYPLYVRPLTGLDRIGRDPSDLRLDLYRAGRDFLLQRGYRQISMRLFRRIGCAAEDGGSAAYCCQEDGMVGLGAGARSYTRHVHYCTEYAVGRGGIMEIIGDYVDRSAAEHSSAVYGCTLDTAEQKRRYVIKSLLRADGLCASAYADYFGTECLMDFPELGELESSPLATWCDGVLILTDAGFERADTIGPWLYSTVVADEMQHYQFA from the coding sequence ATGCCGCACACACTTGCCGAGCGCCTCTCCGATGATCCCTATCAGGGCTATGCCTACGCTTATCCGCACAAGACCGCCTATCGGCACTTTGACAAATCCATTCCGCTGCGGAACCTGTGGCAAGGGGAGGATCGGGACTCGCTCTTTCTGTATGTGCATCTCCCGTTTTGTGAAATGCGTTGCGGCTTCTGCAATCTCTTCACCACCACGAATCCCGCGGAAGGCCTTGTGCAACGTTATCTCGCCGCACTGGAAACCCAGACGGCTTGTACTGTGGAAGCGCTCGGGCAGCATGGCTTTGTCCGGGGCGCGATCGGTGGAGGCACGCCCACGTTTCTAACACCAGATGAGCTGGGACGGCTTTTTGAAATGCTTGACCGCCATTGTTCGCTTTTGCCCGGGATGCCTCTTTCATGTGAGCTTTCCCCCGCCACGGCGGATCCCGAAAAACTCGCGGTTCTGAAAGCTTGCGGTGTCACGCGCGCCAGCATCGGTGTGCAGAGTTTCATCGAGAGCGAGACCCGGACGCTCGGCAGGCCGCAAAAACCCGCCACCGTGCACCAGGCGTTGGGACGGCTCCGGGACGCGGCGTTTCCGGTATTGAACATTGATCTGATCTACGGAGCGGTGGGGCAGACGGTTGTTTCCTGGGAGGAATCGTTGCGGGCCGCTCTCGAATACTCGCCGGAGGAAATTTTCCTTTATCCGCTTTATGTGCGACCGTTGACAGGACTGGACCGCATCGGACGTGATCCATCCGATCTGAGGCTGGATCTGTATCGGGCGGGCCGGGATTTCCTGCTCCAGCGTGGTTACCGGCAGATTTCCATGAGGCTTTTCCGTCGGATCGGATGCGCTGCGGAAGATGGGGGATCCGCGGCCTATTGTTGCCAGGAGGATGGGATGGTGGGGCTTGGCGCGGGCGCGAGGAGTTATACCAGACACGTGCATTATTGCACCGAATACGCGGTGGGGCGCGGCGGCATCATGGAAATCATCGGAGACTATGTGGACAGGAGCGCCGCCGAGCATTCCTCAGCGGTTTATGGTTGCACCCTCGACACGGCGGAGCAGAAACGCCGTTACGTCATCAAGTCCCTGCTTCGTGCCGATGGATTGTGCGCTTCCGCATACGCGGATTATTTCGGCACGGAATGCCTTATGGATTTTCCGGAACTCGGTGAGCTCGAAAGTTCGCCGCTCGCCACTTGGTGTGACGGTGTGTTGATTCTGACGGATGCGGGGTTCGAGCGGGCGGATACCATCGGCCCATGGCTCTATTCCACTGTCGTGGCGGATGAAATGCAGCACTATCAGTTCGCATGA
- a CDS encoding STM4011 family radical SAM protein, protein MSHRWNILYRGPLSSCNYACDYCPFAKTRNTGEELRDDAAKLTRFIDQVERREDREIGVLFTPWGEALVHRAYQQALLRLGRMNHVYRAAIQTNLACSLDWLEEADRDTVALWCTFHPTETTVGKFAAKIHRLRETGIRHSVGVVGLKEHQADIAALRSALPEDTYLWVNAYKRVADYYGAEDVEFLRSIDRLFPINNQRHPSRGLPCHSGHASFTVDGDGMARRCHFIASPLGSFYDADFDKFLAPSPVPCVNDTCGCHIGYVHLPHLGLDEVYGDGILERIPMG, encoded by the coding sequence ATGAGCCACAGATGGAACATCCTCTATCGCGGTCCGCTTTCGAGCTGCAATTACGCGTGTGACTATTGCCCGTTCGCCAAGACGCGGAACACCGGTGAGGAATTGCGGGATGACGCGGCGAAGCTCACACGTTTTATCGACCAGGTGGAACGCCGCGAAGATCGTGAGATCGGCGTGCTCTTCACGCCATGGGGGGAGGCACTGGTCCATCGTGCCTATCAGCAGGCATTGCTCCGGTTGGGACGCATGAACCACGTCTATCGAGCCGCGATCCAGACCAATCTGGCGTGCTCTCTGGATTGGTTGGAAGAGGCTGACCGGGATACCGTGGCACTCTGGTGCACGTTTCACCCGACGGAGACCACCGTGGGAAAGTTCGCCGCAAAAATCCACCGGCTGCGGGAAACGGGTATCCGTCACAGTGTCGGCGTGGTAGGATTGAAGGAACATCAGGCGGATATCGCCGCCCTTCGCTCCGCTCTGCCGGAGGATACTTATTTATGGGTAAACGCCTACAAGCGTGTGGCGGACTATTATGGTGCGGAGGACGTCGAATTCCTGCGCTCGATCGATCGCCTGTTTCCCATCAACAACCAACGTCATCCGAGCCGGGGGCTGCCCTGCCACTCCGGGCACGCGAGTTTCACCGTGGATGGTGATGGAATGGCGCGCCGCTGCCATTTCATTGCCAGTCCGCTGGGGAGCTTCTACGATGCGGACTTCGACAAGTTCCTGGCTCCGTCGCCTGTCCCGTGTGTCAACGACACCTGCGGCTGTCATATCGGGTATGTGCATCTGCCGCATCTCGGATTGGATGAGGTTTATGGCGATGGGATTTTGGAACGTATACCGATGGGTTGA